The Diorhabda sublineata isolate icDioSubl1.1 chromosome 6, icDioSubl1.1, whole genome shotgun sequence genome includes a window with the following:
- the LOC130445812 gene encoding uncharacterized protein LOC130445812 has protein sequence MKESASGLRKLIDDFSKNMRALSQLNQPDPTFFKSSKIEILIGADIFWEVISAGQIPLGRNNPILQKTQFGWIVSGPIGVKSSSVACNFIQNDNVDTDIQKCLTKFWEVEETPLKLPRSNEENACEEHFKRYTKRDKDGRFVVTLPFKENPEKLGSSREIAIKRFMSLERKLEGDARWKKLYGDFMREYKDLNHMSRIQDTETDKSFYMPHHGVIKNDSLTTKLRVVVANFFRIIA, from the coding sequence ATGAAGGAATCTGCTAGCGGGCTGAGAAAACTTATAgatgatttttctaaaaatatgcGGGCACTGAGTCAATTGAATCAACCAGACCCAACCTTTTTCAAATCAAGcaaaatcgaaattttgatAGGAGCAGACATATTCTGGGAGGTCATCAGTGCTGGGCAGATACCTTTAGGCCGAAACAACCCCATACTGCAAAAAACTCAATTCGGTTGGATAGTATCAGGTCCAATCGGCGTAAAATCTAGTTCGGTCGCATGCAACTTTATACAAAATGACAATGTCGATACGgatattcaaaaatgtttgacTAAGTTTTGGGAAGTGGAAGAAACACCCTTAAAGTTACCAAGGTCGAATGAGGAAAATGCGTGTGAAGAGCATTTTAAGCGATACACTAAACGAGATAAAGACGGGCGTTTTGTAGTAACGTTACCGTTTAAGGAGAATCCTGAAAAACTAGGAAGCTCACGGGAAATAGCAATAAAGCGATTCATGTCTTTAGAACGCAAATTAGAAGGGGACGCAcgctggaaaaaattatatggcGATTTTATGCGCGAATACAAGGATTTAAACCATATGAGTAGGATACAGGATACCGAAACTGACAAAAGTTTCTATATGCCTCACCATGgagttataaaaaatgatagcTTGACAACGAAGCTTAGAGTCGTCGTCGCCAACTTCTTCCGGATTATCGCTTAA
- the LOC130445813 gene encoding matrix metalloproteinase-16-like: MSSTMRCRPTVCYEVFTPVRATPEYLKVTKKAFEVWSNSSKFKFEIIHKIRPYAPDISITVVRGKHYFRANCQGRGECSSTFDGPGKVLAHAYFPKGNSCIELHIDADEKWDLSLDGSSSEDQTSLLMVLIHEIGHILGIAHSDIETAIMYPWYQFNIAPKLDEDDKMALEALYGPINTYVNNPFKPTSALPPTTKTLAHQPNESDKNLCVITPEYMFIAMAERKPITKVQDLPLNTLRAIKKAKIVNSKFGESVLLDLDTEVVFLPQRVTSVYKPVIEEFEKEKYGIIFKGLVDVGKNQRLASFEIEEL, encoded by the exons ATGTCCAGTACTATGCGTTGTCGACCAACAGTATGCTATGAAGTATTTACACCGGTTCGG GCAACTCCAGAATATCTTAAAGTAACCAAAAAGGCTTTTGAAGTGTGGAGTAacagttcaaagtttaaatttgaaataatacacaaaatacgGCCTTATGCTCCCGATATATCTATTACAGTTGTACGGGGAAAGCACTATTTTCGAGCAAATTGCCAAGGTAGAGGTGAGTGCTCCAGTACATTTGATGGCCCCGGAAAGGTGTTGGCACATGCTTATTTCCCAAAAGGCAACAGTTGTATAGAGCTTCATATTGATGCTGATGAGAAGTGGGATTTAAGTTTGGATGGATCAAGTTCAGAAGATCAGACTAGCCTACTTATggtattaattcatgaaattgggcATATTTTAGGAATTGCTCACAGTGATATTGAGACAGCAATAATGTATCCATGGTATCAATTCAACATTGCTCCTAAATTGGATGAGGATGATAAAATGGCCCTTGAAGCTCTTTATGGACCAATCAATACATATGTAAATAATCCTTTCAAACCCACATCAGCGCTGCCACCGACTACAAAGACACTTGCACATCAACCAAATGAAtcggataaaaatttatgcgTCATAACACCGGAGTATATGTTCATTGCCATGGctg AgagaaaaccaataacaaaaGTACAAGATCTACCTTTGAATACTCTGAGGGCTATAAAGAAGGCAAAAATAGTCAATTCCAAATTCGGAGAATcagttttattggatttagatACAGAAGTAGTGTTTTTACCGCAAAGAGTCACAAGTGTCTACAAACCAgtcattgaagaatttgaaaaggaaaaatacggAATTATATTCAAGGGATTAGTggatgttggaaaaaatcaacgGCTAGCGTCATTTGAAATTGAGGAACTATAG